A stretch of Miscanthus floridulus cultivar M001 chromosome 13, ASM1932011v1, whole genome shotgun sequence DNA encodes these proteins:
- the LOC136501524 gene encoding sesquithujene synthase A-like: MAPPPAQHSSEAEELRKATTFHPSLWGDFFLTYQPPTATQQAYMEERAEVLREDVRKILMGSTELPETLNLILTLQRLGLDYYYESEIDKLLHGIYNSDYNDKDLNLVSLRFYLLRKNGYDVSSDVFLHFKTEEGGFSYADTRSLLSLYNAAYLRRHGEKVLDEAISFTRRCLQDILELPESPFAKEVSDSLHTPLFRRVGILEARNYIPIYEKDATMNEAILELAELNFNLQQLVFCEELKHCTVWWKEFLAKSKMTFVRDRIVETYFWMNGACYHPPYSRSRIIQTKITSFITIIDDMFDTYGTTEECMKFVEAIGRWDVSAVPLLPEYMKGFYLFLLDTFHSFEDELGAEKSYRVLYLKLAMERLVQQYYNEIKWRDEDYVPKTMSEHLEVSMESIACIPITCAAFVGMGDIITKETLEWLLSFPQFLMSFGIYVRLSNDVASTMREQTKDHSASTVHCYMKEHGTTMNDACEKIKELAEDKWKDMLEQCLALAELPKVMPRTVFDFARTVDNMYKNDHDGYTSSEALKEMIELLFVKPIPK, translated from the exons ATGGCGCCTCCTCCAGCACAACATTCCAGCGAGGCAGAGGAGCTGCGAAAGGCTACTACCTTCCACCCAAGCCTATGGGGCGATTTCTTCCTCACTTACCAGCCGCCAACTGCAACTCAG CAAGCATACATGGAAGAACGAGCTGAGGTATTAAGAGAAGATGTTAGGAAGATTTTGATGGGCTCAACTGAATTACCAGAAACACTGAATCTTATACTCACACTGCAACGACTTGGACTGGATTACTACTACGAGAGTGAGATAGACAAGTTGCTGCATGGTATTTACAACTCCGATTACAATGATAAAGATCTAAACTTAGTTTCCCTGCGGTTTTATCTTCTTCGAAAGAATGGTTACGATGTGTCATCAG ATGTATTTCTACACTTTAAAACAGAAGAAGGGGGCTTTTCTTATGCTGACACGAGAAGCTTGTTAAGCTTGTATAATGCAGCATATTTGAGGAGACATGGAGAGAAGGTACTGGATGAAGCAATTTCTTTCACAAGACGTTGCCTTCAAGATATCCTTGAACTTCCAGAATCGCCATTTGCAAAGGAGGTGTCCGATTCACTTCATACCCCACTTTTTAGAAGGGTTGGAATATTAGAAGCAAGAAATTACATACCCATTTATGAAAAAGACGCTACAATGAATGAAGCCATATTGGAGCTTGCAGAACTGAATTTTAACCTTCAACAGCTTGTTTTCTGTGAAGAGTTAAAGCATTGCACAGT GTGGTGGAAGGAGTTCCTAGCCAAATCAAAGATGACTTTTGTTAGAGATAGAATAGTGGAGACATATTTCTGGATGAATGGGGCATGCTATCATCCTCCATACTCTCGTTCCCGAATTATACAAACAAAGATCACATCTTTTATTACAATAATTGATGATATGTTTGACACATATGGTACCACCGAAGAGTGCATGAAATTTGTTGAAGCAATTGGCAG ATGGGATGTAAGTGCAGTACCTCTTCTTCCAGAGTATATGAAGGGTTTCTACTTATTTCTGTTGGACACATTTCATTCATTTGAGGATGAGTTAGGGGCAGAGAAGAGTTACCGTGTGCTTTATCTAAAACTGGCG ATGGAGCGTTTGGTTCAGCAGTACTACAATGAAATAAAATGGCGTGATGAAGACTATGTGCCAAAAACAATGAGTGAACACCTTGAAGTTTCAATGGAAAGCATTGCATGCATCCCTATTACATGTGCCGCATTTGTTGGAATGGGTGACATAATAACAAAGGAGACACTCGAGTGGCTTTTGAGCTTTCCTCAATTTCTAATGTCTTTTGGTATATATGTACGCCTCTCAAATGATGTCGCATCAACCATg CGTGAACAAACAAAAGACCACAGTGCCTCCACTGTCCATTGCTACATGAAGGAGCATGGAACAACAATGAATGATGCATGCGAAAAGATAAAAGAACTTGCTGAAGATAAATGGAAGGACATGTTAGAACAATGCCTTGCACTGGCAGAACTACCAAAGGTCATGCCACGAACAGTGTTTGACTTCGCAAGAACCGTAGATAATATGTACAAGAATGATCATGATGGATACACTTCTTCAGAAGCACTCAAAGAAATGATAGAACTACTATTCGTGAAGCCAATACCCAAATGA